The Hippoglossus hippoglossus isolate fHipHip1 chromosome 2, fHipHip1.pri, whole genome shotgun sequence DNA segment GAGCTTATAGAACAACACTGtacacatgtaaacatattCATTGACATATCACAACCAGCCAATGGGAACAAAGAAGACAAGAGCCAGTTCATACACAGCGAGCCAATCAGTGAGTGGGTGAGGTTGGCgagaccaaacaaacaaaaagcgGTTCTCACATGCTTTCATTGGGTGAGATACTGTCATTCAGATATGAGCCATTACGATTCTCCATTTCTGCTAACCTGCGGAGGGGGAAGAAACAGAGCAGTCAGTCCCAAACCCAGACGTTCTATCAGGAGATTCCACAGGGACAAGCAGTCTCAATTCAGTGTTCAGAGGTTCTACTGGGGGGTTTCAGGGGGGTTCACTAAAGAGCAGTTTGATATGACAACACTCAACTTGGAGGAAAATCAAATTCCACCTCTGAGGAAGCTGGTTGTCACAGAGTGAGTGGTAGGAGAAGTTGTCATATACGGTTACAGTGTGtgcaaagagcagcaggaagaatTGAGAGTTTGGTGAAGCACATAACGATGTTTCTTTAGGTTGGGCTGTTGACGTTCCTCTGTGGTTGGCACAGGGTGTTCTCATATGATCCTTACACTATGTACTTCTACTTTTATACTTTATCTAATTGTGATGCACGACAAACTCAAAGAAGTTGGCAAAAACTTCATCATCAAAGAAGAGCAAAGGGTCAAGCCAGGGAGAGTTCGCATGGAGAGACACCGCTGGGACTTTGATATTATTTCAAAGGAGTAATGAAGTAATTTGAAGGAGTAACTCATGACGACCCTTCTACATAAACCTCCTGGCAGTGCTTCTCCGACAGATCTATCAAGATAAAATGCGtgcaagcaaaaaaaaagatttaaattgcCATGTCGTTATCTCCACTACAACACTTTCCTGGTGGTTTAAGTGTCTACATGAAAAGTAAAGAGATTTTGGGTCTTTATCAGCGCtcgaataaaataaaaatgctctGTGCTTCGCTTGAGGCATTCGAGCAGATGGACTGTGACAGACTGGCATCTGCCCAGGCGGCTGCACTCGTACTCAGAAGCTGCCGCATGCTCCAGGAACAAGAGATAACCTTGCAGCCTGGGAGCCATCCGCCTACTCAAAGCTTAATTATGTTACTTCTTCGCCCTACCACTTTCCCTTTATCTGCTGGACGGTATCTGGAATCCGCCAGATCGAGACGTGACACAGGCTGAGAGCGCAGGGCCGGAGGCGGGGAGTGTGACTCAGCATGTGTGTCCGTCAGCATGTGTGGGTTTGCTATAtttatatgagtgtgtgtgtgtgtgtgtgtgtgtgtgtgtgttagcccGAGGCAACAATGAGTGGTGTCAGACACTCTCTTGCAGGGATCAAACACTCGGCCCGTGGCTCAAACCTCACACTGACTCCGCAGAGGAATGCCAACAGTGCCCGACTGATTCAATGACCCATTGATCAGCTGTTTGATGGACTCATTGAGTTATTGATTTGACTGCTTCTTGTCCCTCAGCGGCGGGTCGGTGGACGCAGTTAGGATCAGGCGCAAACTGAAACTGAAGGAACACTGAAATATTTTGGTGAATAAGCTTTGATTGCGTCAGTGCGGCTCGTCTCCAGCCCAGGATTGATGGATTGAGGTTTCTGAGGCACACATGCTGGCACGTTGGACGGTGCAGGCGACATCCCAGAGACATTAGCATATGCATGTGTTGGACTCTCACTGCAGAATGCTTATTCACCGAAAAGTCAACACGTCACTTTATCATCGTGTACAGATTCAGTTTCTACTGTTTGCAAAGGGATATCTTGACATTCTAGTTCAGCCTTTACACcattcttcatcctcatcattagCCGACTAAAGAATCCTTTCGGCACACTCAGCATTTAAACCAATAGTGCTGCTGTGgtaagttgttttcttttatgtgaAACTGCTGCAGGGAGAATATGTTTCGAGAAACTTTTACATAACTCCCGGTGataaaaagatatttatatGCAAGTTTGTCAAGGTACCCCCATTCTCCATCTTTAAATAGTCAACAATCGTGCATAAGCATCTTTCAAAGCATTGACATATACAGTCATGAATATTGTTGGAATAGTGATCTGGAATaagatgttttgttttacttaaatATGCATCAGTAATGTTTATTGTCTCTTATACAGTAAGTCTATGGTTCAGGTGCTCAGTGTTTAATCAAGTGTTTTACACAATATGTGGATTTATTGTGATGTGTGATTATTTAGCATGTGATGCTGTAATTTagacatttgttgttttgtgtaactTTCTTCACGTGTATACTTACATGTAGACATGGAAGAAGCAGGAAAATAGTTTTTGGGATCTAACTCATCTTCTGTGGCTTGTTCGAAATAAATCTGACTTCATTTTAAACCATATTCCAACAAGATGAGCAAAAACACTGACTGCATATGACATATGCCTGAGAGGCAGGCTCACATCATCAGTGTTAACATTTAATGAGATCACTCAGCCTAAATCACGGGGCTCACTGAGTTGcgaacaggaggaggaaaagctACTGTTGGTCTGTCACTGGCATATTTCACTAAGTGGGAATCACGTATTTTGAGGTAAAAACACTATTAACTAAAGGTTCTTGTAATGATCGTGAGAATGTTGACTGAAAAGTTCCCCAAAACTTTGTCAGCACAGAATCAGGGCAACCGATCCCCTGTGAGTTAACGGCAGCCTGAACACAGAGGGGGGAGAAGACAGGCATCCAAGTGCAGGAAGCGTGTTCTAGTATTTTCCCCAAAGTCATTATTCCAAATCACATCAATCAAAATGTTTCTGGTGTCTGGAAGGGCTCTCTGGAGGAGCCATTATCTGTGACGCAGGGCCGAGGACAAGCAGCAGGGAAAGCACAAAGTATAGCGTGAGGAAGGTGACATCCTCGTGTCCTGTTCGCAACGcagtgaggagctgctgctgctaaaagCAGAGTGTTACCGGTTGGCGTAGTGCTCaatccgagtgtgtgtgtcgtcatGTGAGAGCTGAGGGGACGATCCGGgcctgtgagagagaggagcacaCAGAAGAGGGAAGGTAGAACTCATGAATGCAACCAGGAGGGACTCATTAATCCCAgtgcacaagcacacaagccACATAAATCCACAGGAGAGGCATGGAGGGAGCGACAGTACAAGGCACGGATGTCTGACAGTGTGGAATGCTTTGTAAATAAGCTCCTCGCTTGTACCCTGCACTCTCCGCTTGGAATACATTTGCCTTCACTTCAAAAGAGGCCTCAGATCTAAGATCTCACACCACGTCTGCTCAGGGAAAGACGGGTTCTTTAACATCATTAACCAGGAGACTCCTGAGGATTCAAACAACTTTTCCTGTTGTGGTTCAGTCCTTGAGAAATGAGGGTCGGACTCTTTAAAATACTCAAGCACGAGTTCCTACCTCGACATAAAGGtgaaggagaaataaaaagaaaacctgccAGAGAATAACTCGTTAAGTTCAGCGTAGCCTTTCATTCTGGTAATCGTTTAGGATTCTCTTACAGTGTGCTGATATAAACCATTTTTCTatccctctcttttctcattCTGTAAAACGTTCAAATGCTATTGATGACACATCTGCTTGAGGTATAATTTATTCATATCTTCTACCTTGTCCTCCTCTCGGTCTAAAAGTGGAGGTGAGGGAGGTGTGGGTGGAGGCCAACAGTCCTTTACAGCTCGGCATTGTGCTGCTGTATCTAAACCCTGCACACTATTGACAATCTATGTAGAATGAAGACTTTGTCACATTAAACTGTACATTGAGTTAACGTTAGAGAGCTACATCCACTCtaggttggtgtgtgtgtgtgtgtgtgggtgcatgtgcgAGCCAGGTACTCACGCATGGTCTACGGGCCAGAAGTTGATCAGAGTGACAGGACTGCAAGACAAAAAAACGTGAGATgatgacacaggaagtggaaggACACTGCACCGCAAAGCATGGTGGGAGTGGAGCGGTGAGACTATATTGAAGACTGGGTGATTAAACTGATGCACATGAACATGCATggacactctctcacacacacgcacgcgtgtgtgtgtcgatATTCACTGAAAGACGATTTATGCCTGAAACTGTGATGCTTTTATAACAGGGTTTAGTTTGAGGATCCTCTTTATTCATAATGCACAGTAACTGCCTGACAGATGTGCAGCTTTCCACATCTGTCCCACAGCACTTAATACTTGGCCTTGCATAAACAATAGGGAGACGTTCGGCATCTCAGTTAAGTGCCGATACTTCCATTattgatgattttcttttcgTCTGATTAATGATTTATCTTTAGCCAATAGCGGTATAAGAGGTTGAGATAAATATTCATGACGGACGCAGACTGAAACATCAGCGTGCTCGATATTATCAGCTCATTATAGCCAATCACAGGTATATTACTGAGTTCATACAGTATGTCAGCAGTTAGGTGTTAAAACCTTGACTTTTGTATCCATCCATAATTAAAACTTGGAAACTGTTTGCAAAAGTTGACTGAGCctgagcaccccccccccccccaatgacCCCTCTTACCCCTGCtgttatgacattttaaaggaGGAGTTTGAcctttaaagaaatgtgattaTTCGCTGGGACTATTTCTTGGCTCTGAGCAGTTGCCAGGCAAACGCCCGAGACGCCGGCCAAGGAACAGTCTCGCCCATAACCCAGTGGTTAAACTGCTTTCAAACTTTAATTTCAGTTTGGactaaaggtccagtgtgtaggatttaggcGGATCTATCGGCAGGGCGTAATATTTAAATTCctgttttcattagtgtttaATCACCTGAAAATAAGATGGTTGTGTTAGCTTAGAACAAGCCCAAATCTTATCCAGCTACACTGCACTGCATGCATGTGGGTTTTGCTCGTGGGtttaaatgaaatgtctttATGCAACTCACGTCTCCATGTTGTCTCCCTCCAGGATTGTCTGGACAGGCAGGTAGCCCATACGTGGGTGTTTCGCAAAGTAGCGCTTGGTCCTGAACTTGTTCTTCAGCACCTTGGCAAAGTCCCTGACATCCTCCCCTGACGTCGTCTGTGGAGAGACGGGACACAAAGGTGGCTTTGTTCAGTGTGTGGGAgtggggcacacacacacacacacacacacacacacacacacacacacacacacacacacacacacacacacacacacacacacacacacacacacacacacacacacacacacacacacacacctttaaggGAACCTTTCAGGCCCTTTTGACTTTATTCACACGTCCAGTGAAGTGAACTTAATGCCCTCATTGTCAGATCTGAGTGTGTCATTACATTTacgagagagaggaaacagatttaCGTCTCtcagtcagtgtttttatttcagcccTGGGTCTGGGctaaacaaatcaaactttaaCCCTTTCTCTGCACCTGTAAAAAGGCTCTTGTTATTCTCACACTTTCCCTTAGGAGTGTTTTTTGATATTCCAGGAATTTAAAATAATTGCagaacacactgtaaacaacaCTGAAATGATTGGGTGTCATCTTACACATGACACAAAGTGGTACCAGGCTCAACACCAAGCGAGATGACAAGAGCAAGCACCTGCCTTCCAGCACCTCCAAACATTTTACTAATTATCATGGATCTTGTTTCCAATTTGTGCGtgaacagaaatgtaaaaactataTTTGTAGATATTGAGATTGACTCACTGGAAGCATTTCTTAGAATATGTCATTTCATGTACAGACATGGGAGCTCATGTTTGCAGGATATTTACATCTTAGTCTGGAGGTTTATTAGTtttcagaatgttttttttatcgtcTGGCTACTTCACATCCTCGcggttttcattttcatttcatttacacaTTGCAGAGCAGGGATATGATAATAGTATTCATACCGGAGTGCAGTACTCGACCATGGGGTACTGCATCTTGTGGCCCTTGGCAACGCGACCAGAGAAGAAGCAGCTTTGGCAAATGTCATAGTTGAAATGTTTCAGACTCCGATATCTGGtgagagaaagggaaaagattgaagagaggaagagagaagggcAGAGCAAAGGTGGGAGGggcaaatgtaaataaaagaagaaggaagtggaagaaagacaagaggcagaagaagacaaaagagGGAAATTTATGGCTTTGTTTTCCCCAGGGTAGGAGCAGTTAAAATTCTTCCAGCCTGGTACCTAAATGAGAAATTTACTCCTTGGCCCTGAGACTCTATTACAATTTATCACAGCTCTTGTCATGAAAGGGGGCGCACCAACAACAGAGGAGTCCCACCTCCTTTTACAGGTCCCAGCCTTCCAACGCCTGGGTTCCACCACTGCTTTAAGGGCCGGGGTTAACAAACAAGACGAGAGTTCTGTCACCGTAATCACATCATCAATCATTCATATGTACCAGTGTGCCGTTTTACTACCCAGCCACTGCCGCTGAATTAGATTACGGCGATAAATAGGTTTACAAGCCTCTTCACAGCTGGAGCTAGACTGGTGACGGAGAGCGATCTCGTTTATCAAGTGGGTcaagttaatgtgtttttacttgaatAATGACGCAAAACAAAATGCTTTCGAGTCTGATGAGTTATGCACAAGCTCGCAATGGAGCTCATGCAGGATTATTTATGGTAATACCTAAAACTCTGATTTATTAGTGGATCCAGAAAACCAGTTAGCTACGTCTTAAGTGCTTCTGCTGTGATTGTTTGCCTCCTCCGTACCTGAATCCTATGATGGGACACTCCTTGCAGATGTTGCACTTGGCCTGGTGCTTGGCCGTCTCGGCAGCAGCCACGCGGTGCAGGACTGGTAACCACACCATGGACTGGGGCTCCAGACGCATCCAGTCGAGGAACATGGCCGCCTCTAGCTCTGGTTTGTTGTTGGCCTGAGAAATGTGACAGGAAACATGGgataaaaagtgacattttattttaatgcagtgGAATATTTTCCCATCTGGTAGAAATGATCTGGAGAAGGAAATATAGACCATCACAAGCCCTTTTCCTTTACGTCTTTGTTTAGCTATGTATTCAAATTACACcgcaaaatatatttaaaaataaaaagagtctCCTGAGAGTTGCAGAGAtgggaaacaaaaacagtaaaaacacgACATATTAGCTCCATGCATCACTTTCCCATCAGCAGAGACTCTGGGAACTCCAGGGTTTTGGAGTTTCCATGGAACTGATCccagtacccccccccccccccctacctcacacccacatgcacagcACACCCACTCCtcagaggaagcagctggaaTGACTCTCAACCATCTCCAGTTTAGGGCTGGATAGGTCCAcctgctgtgaatgtgtgttatgTTGACAAAGTGAATTTATCAGATGTTCTTACGCCTCAGAGTCACTGAGAACGAGAACAAATGCCTCCTGTTGGTGACAGTTTCTGAAATCATTAGAGCCAGACACAAAACCTATATATTGTATGTAGTGTATTTCGTGGTGATGCTGTCCAATTTGTGTGAGATTTTCTTTCTGGCTTGTCAATAAAATATGTCCTTGTTTCCATTTGAGCAATAACTCTGCAGCTGTAAGAGATGATTTGTTTGATCCCCTCCAGTCttgttcattttattctccTGTCTGACAcgaacattcacacacacacacacacacacacacacacacacacacacacacactctcagctTCTCACCATGTTTACGTGATGCGTTTCATCCacctcttgtttttcttatcCTTGTTCTTTTACCTTTGTTTTGCCCTTAATTTCCAGCTTCGCTCTAAGTGACAATCTAGTTCTTTTATATAAACAGACCTGATAAAGCCTGGagtaaacaaataataaaaagtaatatGTGGCCTTCATCTGGATGGCCTTAGGCATCAGTGTGAATAAACTGTCTAGACATCTGaataacatatataaatatacatttgcaTGAATCTGTAGAAAGTTTAAGTAGAATGCCAACTTTGTGTGAGACTCACAAACTGGAAGCAGCTGCGGACGGAGGGCTCGATGTTGGAGCCGCCGAAGGAGGCGACCTCGCCGAGCTGTCGGGGGATTTGGATGGAGtcgtggaggaggaggccgaggcGACGCTGGTCACAGAAACCGGTCGCACTGGCAACCTGTCTGAACAAGACTGGAGGAGGGAGcgatggggaggagagggagcggaggttggagagaggaagtgggagaAAACAGGGAATAAGAGCAGGAGATGGATTGTGCACATAGACAAGTGGAAATGATGCACTTGAACATCATGCAGTGAAACTGAAGGACTTACATCTGTATTTATCCTCCAGGTGAGCCTTGCAGAGCGAGATGATTCCAGTTTTGAACGACAGAGTCCGGATCTTTCCGGTGCGACCACTACCACCAAACAACATGTTAGAATACGTTAAATCTCACTGAAATAATGGGAGCTCTTCTCTGCGCGTGCATGTGAGGTGTTTGTATACGCACGTGTCGTAGACGTTGAGCAGCCAGTTGAGACACATGTCGACGCACAGCGGGACATTGACAAGGTGCGAGTGGCTCTGCTCCAGCCGCTGGTACAGGCTGGTCAGACAGGTGACCAGCTGGGAGATGTCCAGCAGCTGCTCGTTCTGCTTCAGGCCGTGCTGGTCCAGCACCTCGCACACCACGGGCATGCTCACCAGGTCCACTGCAGACACAAGGGGGGCGGAGGTGGTTAGTTCTCACACTGCGCCCTGCGGCTGTGCTCAAACCGTCTTTCAACGAGACTGGACACTTAAATGTTCCAAGTGTCCTCGAGCTCACTGCTGCTCAAGGACAGTAGTGGGGGGGGGACTTCCCTCAAGGGATCCATAGAATATCACATTATTAATCTTTGTCGTTCACTAAGTCCAGTAaaggacagaaagaggaggagagtgtgatTATATTGAGAAAAGGCCAAACACACTTCTAATAATCCCTGCACCACCGATAAGTCGGCTCAAGGCTAATTACTGCCTACAAATGAGCAGATTCATACCTGTACTGACGGGATGAAGGCTGCAAGCTGAACTTCTATTTTGCAAGGTAATATGTTTCTAGTTTTAACATTTAGATTAACATTTAGATTTCTTCTTGTCATAACAAATATACTGCAGTCCAGATTTCTACCTGAAGCTAAGTTGgttgataaatgtatttttaaagacatttttagaAGAGAAAGGGGAcgacagagaaacaaatgtcCACCAATTGTTAcggaaagagacaaacaaaaagcagaagagTTTCGACCAGCACGCTGCCTTCGTCAGGGTTTAACCACCAAACCtgctcatttgtatttttagaaCAGAGAACACGAATAGTGCTTCTGTACGATACGGCTGCAACCGGCTATACGCCTTCAAACATATCACACACATAACAGCTCGTAGGCGGTCACACTCTCCACAGATCCACCGGCGAGAGACGAGAGGGATGAGTAAACACACATAtggacacgcacacgcacacacacacacacacacacacacacacacacacacacaggagcagttAGAGCAGGGAGGCAAAGACGATAGAAGTAGAGAGACGAAAAAGGAAGacgagggaagaggaagaagaggagactaTGTAAGacgaagaaaaacaacatggcaTTAGAGTGAATagaaaaaggaaacatggaGATGGAAAGTGAGGGAGAACAAAGACGTGTAGGAGGGCTGGAACACAATGAGAGGAGCACTCATAATGAGGAAGTACTTGAAGCAAGGGGCAAAACACCTCTATATGACACATACAGCACAGTTATATATACACATCCTGTACTCACCAAGCACTTCACTAGGAAAACCTATACATCTGCATTCATGCaattatccaatcagccaatcacgtgGCAGCAACAGtatcctgcagctgcagctcagcagcttcagttAATGCTCACATCAAACAGCAGAACGTGATCCCAGTGAGTTTGACCACAGCATGATGGTGTGAGTATGGGTTtgctggttcacacacacacaacaatcactAGAGTATTCACTGAGGATATGGTAAGTCAAAGGAGAATGGCCAGACTGGCTGCAGCCTTCTCTGATGAGTGTGCGtctctgctgaggctgcagatggtcgGCTCAGAATCTGGCATCAATAGCAAGAATCCATGGACTCAACCTGCCTCCTGTCACCGGtccaagctgctgctggtggtgtaaTGGAGTGGGGAACGTTTTCTTGACACACTTTGCCCCCTTATTACTAATCAATCGTGACTCGAAAGCCACAGTCTGATGGGAACTCCCAGTATAACAATGCTCCTTGTCACAAAATCCTGCTtgagagcaaaggaagaaacTACCTCATGTTAgtatggtgttcctaataaagtgctgtCGTCGGAGGAGGATACTTACAGCAGAGGGCCTTCTGCAGGCGCCTGAGCTTCATGGCTGTTCTGTAGGCCGAGAATCGAACATTGTTCAAGTCGGCTGAAGGATGGAAACAAGAAGGAAGAACAAAACACAGTTAGAGATGATGAGGAAGTGTCTTACTTCTACTGCGTCTAATCCAACTAAAGCTTAGAGCGAGAGAATATGCATCTTACCCAGAGACTGGTAGAGCTCGGCCATCTTGGGATGGTCCCAGCATGTTGTCTGGGTCTGGTGGCTGGAAGGAGACAGAAGAGACACAAAGGTCAGATGTTGAGTTGATCATCAATTCAGGGAAACTCAGCATAAACCTCCTTGGAATGATCTTTACTGGTAATTGGGTTATACCTGCAGCAGCCATGTTAGCTACTGGTCAAATTAAATTCCCTGCAGACTTACTACAATGTTTTT contains these protein-coding regions:
- the dmd gene encoding dystrophin isoform X16 produces the protein MREQLRNHQTQTTCWDHPKMAELYQSLADLNNVRFSAYRTAMKLRRLQKALCLDLVSMPVVCEVLDQHGLKQNEQLLDISQLVTCLTSLYQRLEQSHSHLVNVPLCVDMCLNWLLNVYDTGRTGKIRTLSFKTGIISLCKAHLEDKYRFLFRQVASATGFCDQRRLGLLLHDSIQIPRQLGEVASFGGSNIEPSVRSCFQFANNKPELEAAMFLDWMRLEPQSMVWLPVLHRVAAAETAKHQAKCNICKECPIIGFRYRSLKHFNYDICQSCFFSGRVAKGHKMQYPMVEYCTPTTSGEDVRDFAKVLKNKFRTKRYFAKHPRMGYLPVQTILEGDNMET
- the dmd gene encoding dystrophin isoform X14, with translation MREQLRNHQTQTTCWDHPKMAELYQSLADLNNVRFSAYRTAMKLRRLQKALCLDLVSMPVVCEVLDQHGLKQNEQLLDISQLVTCLTSLYQRLEQSHSHLVNVPLCVDMCLNWLLNVYDTGRTGKIRTLSFKTGIISLCKAHLEDKYRFLFRQVASATGFCDQRRLGLLLHDSIQIPRQLGEVASFGGSNIEPSVRSCFQFANNKPELEAAMFLDWMRLEPQSMVWLPVLHRVAAAETAKHQAKCNICKECPIIGFRYRSLKHFNYDICQSCFFSGRVAKGHKMQYPMVEYCTPTTSGEDVRDFAKVLKNKFRTKRYFAKHPRMGYLPVQTILEGDNMETPVTLINFWPVDHAPGSSPQLSHDDTHTRIEHYANRLAEMENRNGSYLNDSISPNESIDDEHMLIQHYCQSLNQGSPLSQPRSPAQILISMETEEKGELERVLNDLEQENRKLQSEYDRLKKAHDRKGLSPLPSPPEMLPASPQSARDAELIAEAKLLRQHKGRLEARMQILEDHNKQLESQLHRLRQLLEQTDSKVNGTALSSPSTSSQRSDSSLPLLRVAASQTTDTMGDDELSSPSQDASGLEEVMEQLNNSFPHSQGPSIGSLFHMADDLGRAMESLVSVMTDEQSAEQHEALPF
- the dmd gene encoding dystrophin isoform X15, producing the protein MREQLRNHQTQTTCWDHPKMAELYQSLADLNNVRFSAYRTAMKLRRLQKALCLDLVSMPVVCEVLDQHGLKQNEQLLDISQLVTCLTSLYQRLEQSHSHLVNVPLCVDMCLNWLLNVYDTGRTGKIRTLSFKTGIISLCKAHLEDKYRFLFRQVASATGFCDQRRLGLLLHDSIQIPRQLGEVASFGGSNIEPSVRSCFQFANNKPELEAAMFLDWMRLEPQSMVWLPVLHRVAAAETAKHQAKCNICKECPIIGFRYRSLKHFNYDICQSCFFSGRVAKGHKMQYPMVEYCTPTTSGEDVRDFAKVLKNKFRTKRYFAKHPRMGYLPVQTILEGDNMETPVTLINFWPVDHAPGSSPQLSHDDTHTRIEHYANRLAEMENRNGSYLNDSISPNESIDDEHMLIQHYCQSLNQGSPLSQPRSPAQILISMETEEKGELERVLNDLEQENRKLQSEYDRLKKAHDRKGLSPLPSPPEMLPASPQSARDAELIAEAKLLRQHKGRLEARMQILEDHNKQLESQLHRLRQLLEQTDSKVNGTALSSPSTSSQRSDSSLPLLRVAASQTTDTMGDDELSSPSQDASGLEEVMEQLNNSFPHSQGGRRGHP